Genomic DNA from Filimonas effusa:
GAATTGGGAAATGTGATTCTATTAATCAGAAAGACTATTAATGTCGCAAAGAAGAAGAATTTGATAATTTTATCCGCGTCTTCTTTTGACATAAACGCTTTGGCCATTATCAGATAAATAAAATACGCGTAAAAATACTTGTAGCCAATTAAAGAGGTGTAAAAGGATTGATCCCAATAAATGGAAGCCGCAATAGCACTTACCAGCATACAAGCCAGAAAAAGCCATACCAGTTTATCCAAAAAAAAACGCTTGAGATAAGCCCCTTTTCGAGTAAACCGTAAATACAGGTAGAATGCTATAAGGCCTAAACCAGCAACAGCTGAAAGCTGCGCAGAGATAGCTTCTGGCAAAAGTTTAAAATTGAACAACTGCAGAAGCAATAAAATAAGACCTATAAGAATAGAAACAATATTCTTCCCCCGCTGTTTTCTTTGTATGTTTTTGGTTAATTTACTATTCATCCTCTTTTTAATACAGCTTTCAATCTTTCTTTTAGGCGTGATTTGTATAAACCAGGAGCATTCCCCATTTTTTCTATGAAAGAAATCTCCCGATCTGTCCACCCAACTATTTTAAGCCGTGGTTTAACCTCCATGTTCCATTCATTCAGATCTATTTTACAGTAGATTGTTAGCAAGTCTTCTATAGGCCATTCATATTTAAGTACTTCGATAAAATCCTGACCGGCGCTATCGTTAACAAAAAGCTTATCTTTTATGAATAAAAAGCCTTTAAAATCGAGCATCGTACGCCTGTAGCCACTACCAAAGCTAGGCAATCCATGTCTGCATTTAATTAAGTACTCTCTAACGTAAAATAGTTTATTACCGCGCTTTAAAAACTTGTACCAAAAGAACAAAAATGAATAAGCCGATCCAATAAAGGTCTCATCAAATTCCTGATTCTTAACCGCCTCTGTTTTATATACAACACTACTGATAAAGCTAAGTAAGCCGCCCAGCGACCTACACATGGTATAATAATACTTCTCTTGTATAGGGTCACTAAAATCAAAACATGTAGTACCGATATCCGGCCTTAAAAAATCCTGATTTGATAATTCCCTTAGATTAATATCACAATTGATCCTGTTGAAAAGAAATAGTCCTACCTGCTTGTTTTCTTTTACTAATTCCAAAATCCTGGGAATAGCATTTCGAACCAGTCCGTCATCATCCCCGAAGAGCCAACTAAATTCTCCTCTGGCCATTGACATAGCCTGAAAGAAGTTCCAATCCGGTCCCATATTGGTTTCATTCCTCCTATAGCTGATAGCAATAGTTGGATTGCTATGAATTAAATTTTGAACAAGATCGTGGGTGCCATCAGTTGAAGCATTGTTGCTTATGCATATCTCTACTATCGCCTGTAAATCCGGAGATAATTGTTCAATAATTGCTTCAACAGATTCTTTTAAATAGTCAGCTCTATTAAAAGTTGGAATACAAATCGAAAGCAATACACTCATAACCGTCCATTAAAGCTTGTTGAGAAAATTATTTTTTAATAATAGCCAGGAAAGTTTTATGAAGCCTATCTGCGAATTGGTCCATTGAGTACTTTTTCCTAAGCTCAAGTGCATGTAATTCAAACTCAGCTAACATAGCCTCATTAGCAGA
This window encodes:
- a CDS encoding glycosyltransferase family 2 protein yields the protein MSVLLSICIPTFNRADYLKESVEAIIEQLSPDLQAIVEICISNNASTDGTHDLVQNLIHSNPTIAISYRRNETNMGPDWNFFQAMSMARGEFSWLFGDDDGLVRNAIPRILELVKENKQVGLFLFNRINCDINLRELSNQDFLRPDIGTTCFDFSDPIQEKYYYTMCRSLGGLLSFISSVVYKTEAVKNQEFDETFIGSAYSFLFFWYKFLKRGNKLFYVREYLIKCRHGLPSFGSGYRRTMLDFKGFLFIKDKLFVNDSAGQDFIEVLKYEWPIEDLLTIYCKIDLNEWNMEVKPRLKIVGWTDREISFIEKMGNAPGLYKSRLKERLKAVLKRG